From Quercus lobata isolate SW786 chromosome 1, ValleyOak3.0 Primary Assembly, whole genome shotgun sequence, one genomic window encodes:
- the LOC115952524 gene encoding L10-interacting MYB domain-containing protein-like → MGKPSQNSSNVRAQWPSRVTTIFCESCVDEIFKGNRPNTHFSKKGWTNIIATFEKKTRKEYPRAKYKHKWDSLKKYWVLWNKLKGSETRLGWDAAKGTITAIDEWWERKLMEVPEAAKFRKKGVLPDDLETPKEGLGDTSADSSSPNDDDDVHEDETPNLTQPPNPIQKKGKKRVLPSSTWSKGKKGGTTLQLTQQLSRIYDVVELRNLAFSVEPSSTIHNVMERVCTLDGIEKGSELYLMAAHIFQK, encoded by the exons ATGGGTAAGCCATCACAAAATAGCTCAAATGTTAGAGCTCAATGGCCATCAAGAGTAACAACTATCTTTTGTGAATCTTGTGTGGATGAGATATTTAAGGGTAATCGACCTAATACCCACTTCAGTAAGAAGGGTTGGACAAATATTATAGCaacttttgaaaagaaaactagaaAGGAATATCCTAGGGCGAAGTATAAGCATAAATGGGATAGTTTGAAGAAATATTGGGTACTTTGGAATAAGTTGAAGGGAAGTGAAACTAGATTGGGATGGGATGCAGCCAAAGGAACAATAACTGCAATTGATGAGTGGTGGGAGAGGAAACTAATG GAGGTTCCTGAAGCTGCAAAATTTCGAAAGAAAG GTGTGTTAcctgatgatcttgagacaccTAAGGAGGGGTTAGGTGATACTTCTGCTGACTCATCTTCtccaaatgatgatgatgacgttCATGAAGATGAGACTCCTAACCTCACACAACCACCTAACCCAAtacaaaagaaaggaaagaagcgAGTTTTACCATCATCCACATGGAGCAAAGGGAAGAAAGGAGGAACAACATTACAGTTGACACAACAGCTTAGTCGTATCTATGATGTTGTGGAGTTAAGGAACTTAGCTTTTTCAGTGGAGCCAAGTAGTACTATTCATAATGTCATGGAACGCGTGTGCACCTTAGATGGCATTGAGAAGGGTTCCGAACTCTACCTCATGGCGGCACATATTTTTCAGAAATAA